aaaaaaacccgctGGACGGGCCTTTTTCCCAGATTTTTCTTCTCTCCTCTTCCTAGTTTTCTTATCCTTTGTTCTACGATCCTATCTTCTTACATCTCTTCTATCGCTTTTCCTCCACCACCTCTATTCACAAAATCAATCTTTtactaatttcaaatttaactttCCGTCGCGCACTGCTCATTCACcgagcttttctttttttttcagctaaTGTGCGgggaaaaaaataagttttttcttTGCCTAGTTGGCTACCCCGTTCGATGACGGTAGGCCAACTGGATAGTGTGTCGCGGTGGGTATTATTTACCCAGGACTCCAACCATTTGTGTATATCTAAAAATCATCCAGTAACCGGCGGCTtcgaataaattcaatttatttttcatacctTTCTGTGAATTTGGGTGGAGCTCAAATTGCGCTTTTGAACCAACGGttacaatatttctaatttataatctctttcaatatgtttgtcgtgttatatgttcatgaaattttatgaatttccttataattctgccatacaaatgatacactaatttctgcattactcgagaattaatcaagcaaataaaaccaaattcttcatgtaacgtaacggagaaacatgttatttgcaagtggttgaaaaaatcttgaacgagaattgtgtctgaaaataatctgatattataatgtcgaattttggtagaagtactaggaattttatagtaaaaggtaattttaaagggtagattagaagatcaatcaatgaataattctgcgattggacccttgAACAGCTctttgtaagaaaacgtggatgtgataacgaaaaataaatttgggcggggcgaagtttgccgggtcagctagtttactataaaaaagacaataaattagaaatatttttttaaatatttcgagaatggctacatttagaaggcgATTAATAATAAcctgttttgttttaaatcacatcaggattcatcatttgtggctaaaaatgattgttaacatacaaaaattcgtagttccaaaaattcataaaaattcgatgttccacaaagttcgtcaaaaatatttttaccatcttgggctcattcttttaattttctgcatgacttctattttgtatgaaaaaattaaataaaaaaataaagaatatgtattttggatattgcaaattgaatttttattttgtaaataaaaatatgagtactaattttttactcagtgtacatttttttcatactcaaccatcaatactctataactctttctaagacactatttctgtacgactcatagtttttgagatataaattatcaaagatttctcttactaaaatcgatacgccattttcaaaagttacgcttgactcaaaaaattctcaattgctatgaaaaactcatatttcctccaacccaaacggaatacacactttcattggaatcaaaactacaagtttttaaaatctgcatttttaggacgatttcatttggaattgctgcatAAGTAAACATTTCTCAATAAAGAATATGTagctttctttttcatttggaGAATCTTTGCGTAGCGCATTCGACGGAAGTGGAGATGAAAATTATTGGAGGACTCTACGAATTGCATGGATAGTCATGCTCATAGTGCTATACCAAAGGCTAACAATGAAACAATGACATTTGAATACTCATGAAATTTCGATACGCACTAAACGTATTAAACCCACTTTTTTTCTCAGTGATGAACATACAAATTTATTattctaattttttattattttaatattataatttatccTAATTTATCTCTAGAGTTATCGTTTGGACTGGTCAGTTGTGATTATGCGTGATTTTTCCGTTTATCATCTGTGAATCGCTGCAGAGTTTAGACTACCTGAACCTTGATCCCGAAACAACCCTGTGACTTTCCGTTTTGGTTTACAACATCGAACTCCACCTCGAGACTGATGGCCGGGTAATCTCCCATCGGGAATTTTAGAACGTATGTGCTATCCTCACCCTCGCTGACTGGACAACGCGTTCCATCCAACCAGGTGCAAGCGTTGGCAATATCGGCCGGCAGTTCATATGGCACCGGCAGCCCAAGTAGATAGGCCGTAGCTTTAGACTTCAGAGAGGTGCATTCTTGGTCTGTAATTAATCGGATTGGGAAAGAACGTAGTTGAGTAGTATTCAAAGGATTGCGTTCCAGTACTTACTCGCGGTGAAGTCCATAGCCATATTGGCTGAGGTTCCTCGGCCTAACTCGCAAACATCTCCTGGGCAATTTTCGATCCGGACAGCGTGTGGTAATGGTTGGCCAGCTTTGCACTTCCTCACTGTAGCCGCACTCCACTTTTGATGCGGAAGATTGTCGGCGTTCTGTAACATTACAACTGGTACGAGTGCGACTAAGAGCAGGAACTTGAACATGTTTATGTTGTTAATTAGAGGTTTGTTTTAGATCTGGAATACTGATGCGGTTGTGAACAACTGATTGTTTCCACTAAATTGTGCTTCTAGTTTTATACTGTTTTTGACGCTTGATAAGCCTTCGTTATCAAACATAATGTGCGTCGGGCAGGTGTTCATAGTAGAACATCTGAATCGCAGGTGCGTTTTTCGATATCGTTAAAATCTTGAAAGATGACTTAAGTGTCTGATAAGAGTTCATTGGCATTGTTCGATGGTACTTTTGGTAGCGTTATCCCTTGATATTATTTGGATTAGCTTATGCATTACTTTCTATCAATTCTTTCCAACATGCTAAAAATAATCATTCGGCATAAATTTTCTCTGAGGATTTGTCTCATCCCTAGGAATGAATTTACCAATACCAATTAAAATACCAATGTTTCTCGTTTGCATTGTACGATATTCATTCCTTATTTAATCACtggctttaaaaaaaaaaaggacttAAAAAGCCTTTAGGCTTTAGGGTTTTTGTAATGTAATTTAGTAGATAACTCTGAAACATTCGGACTATGTATACAAACGTGCAAATTCAGTTCTATTCAACAGCTACTTTGAATCTTCCCCGAACCCATCATCTGTGGATTAATCGCTTAGTTTTCCATCTATTCATCAAGCCCCGAGAAAGATGTTCCAACAGTTTACGTGATTAGCGTAATTCTaacgttttttttcgttacaCCGGTGAACCACTCCACGATTGTTTATATTCTCCGAGAGCGTTTCATTGCTTTAACACGGGTCGCATCTTCGGGGTCTGTAGGCACAACTGGACCGTAgctgttcttttttttctgtcatGATTTAGTCCACTTGCTCCCACGGCGGTATGTGGTGGTATGCTAATCTAAATCAGCATCCTACCGCAGGGCACCCGATATTCAACCATGATTTCCTTGTTGCTTATGCATAATCGCATTACGACATAATGTTTTCACGCCTCCGCAGTGGTGTCCAACTGCGCTGAGTGACGTACATCGGCAGAACTCTTTGTAGTTAGTCAATATTTCACGATTCATTTTGAACGGTGAGAACCGATTTTGCGGATACGTTAAGCAGCAGGTGAAAAACCCGTcgtatcgatcgaaaaaggatGATGAAAAAacgcattgttttttttctgccacAAATCATATTGTAACGGTTCTTGTGAACTTGAAACATGATTAACGAGAGCTTGTTGAGTAAGATATCAGACTTCGGGAGCGATTAAGTTACTAACCTTTGGCTTAGCGCCGTAAGATCTGAAATGCATCGTTGCGTTTCGATCACACTTCTTAGAGCGCTGGGATTCGGACGGAATCATGAGTCACGACACGGCGCGACAATAGAGGGGCAAGAGAGAAGATTTACGTCCAAGTTGGAGTTCTGAAACCAAATGTTTAATTCTTGATTAATCTTCCTCGCAGAATGATGTAAAATTGCGGTTGTAGGAAGTGGGTTACGTAACACTCGGTTCGTATGATGTTGTGGACGTGAACAAAATCAGTCCCTGAAGGATACAAATCAATTCAAGATCTCTCACGgtcattcaattatttaaaggATTTGTGAGCATGATCGTGGTGACAGGAAAAAAgcaatttgtgatttttaaatacAGGATGGCAACGTGAAAGTGATACACTTATTTATGCCATAAAACTCAAACCgtgtttttatttctcttcgGAATCGACTTCAATAACATCTATAAGTAGTAAAATTACAATGTACTTAGTTGAGTTTAAATCTTTCACCTTTGTGTTTGATAACGGCCCGTAGACGCTTTTCGAAGTCATTGCAAGCCGCACGCACAACTTCTTTCGGCATTTCGTCCCAAATATTTACCAAACGCTTTATAAATGTGTACAAACTCAGATGCCTAACGCCTAACGTCTAAGATGCCTAGCATGTATCCCCAGATACTGAAtgctagcgggttcaaatccgGTGAATGGCCTGTATATTCAGATGAACTGATGAAGCAAGGCAAATTCGGTTTACACCATTACACCTGAACGATCAATGCCTTATGCGCTGGTGCTGAATCCTGTTGAAAGCAAAAACTGTCTTTCCCAAAAAGCATTTTAGCGCAAGGATGCAAATGGCCTTTGATAACGTGCTGCAAGTAGTACTCCTTGTTTATTTTCACGCCCCTGACAATGAATAGCAATGGTAATTTCCCTTCGGCTCCATAAACACGGTAATTTTGCTTGTTCAAAGTTGCCTCCAGAGTAAACAATTTTTCGTCCGAAAAAATAATGTTGTGACCTGTGTGCGTCTTCAGCAGCAACCGAGATCTAGTAACCCTGTCGGCAATATTTTTGCgagttaaccctttcccgtacaacatcgagtctcactcgtgggtacttgaataacatagggcgccAGAACGCTtagcaggctagtgaaatcacttgatgcgTGACgttttaaataatacgggaaggggttaatccGTGAATTTCTGCTTCTCAAAAGCTGAACATCCAAGGTCTTTCTTGATAACATTTTTCATGGAAGTGTGGCTCACGCAATTTTTCTTGCCGAACGGGCTGGATTTCGCCGGAAACGTTCCTTCGCTGCTTTGATGACCGCTGAAGTTCGAACACTCCGTTTTTTACCAGGTTTCTTCTTGGGAACAACCGTGCATGTATCCTTGAAACGCTTGATGGTCCTGTAGACGAATAATCTGCTTAAATTCAGATGTCAGAGCTTCGTCCTGATCACGATGTTAGTCAATCCTTGCAGGTGCAAGATCTTTATTTGTTCTCTATTTGAATCCATTGCTATTTGCTTGAGAGCGGAACTGAAAACTGACTTTATTTATTCCGAATAAACAGTAAACACGTCACTCTTTCAAAACATGCTCAGATGTTTGTCATGCTGTAACAGAAAATACAACGATGGgcaccagggttgccataattaAATTTGTGCTTTTGGTCTCAAAAGATCTTTCCATATAAATTTTTTCCctgaaaatctgtataaaaatctgtgttaaatttataagttcgaTTTCAAAGTATAATATTAGCTTtagtataccgttctgaatcatacttCGGAcagtttgttctaatatcttgaaatgctaaatgcactgatgatataactataaaattaatatcacatttgcttctttagagtaattccttggtttcacaatcacttcatttgagaattacatttcaattattacatagtagaaaaaaatccaactgcactactcattatcgtttgtgtttgacgtttgcttagcgtgagcacataGAATTTACcctttcatcaatatttaaatttctctcgtgtttaataagttctcatcatcgttatgaggttactgtgattgcttggtaagtgtttcgcagttgactataaaatataatcaagtgtaatgtattttcgttcaaaaaattaccaaattaaagtgtccgaaatttgatttttttataaatagtgtctGAAGTTTGACTCTGCatatcgatgttttttttttgtttttaatcaaataggtaccaaagtaaaaAGCttcaaagcatattgaactaatatattgaaaatatcaatcaaataatacctgtgcttaaagttgagatctgttttctgcaccatatgccttaagcgtcggaaatatgattcagaacggtaattgATTGGTAAAGTTATTGTTTATTCAGCGATAGCAAGCAAGCATATacactgtagtaaaaatacaatgcaaaaatacaaatttatCGAGGTGTAATGGAAGTTTATAAAATTACCATGTTGCGCTACGTACAACGTACAACGTAACAACTTGATTGTAAATAATTCAGGgtatacacaaaaatgtaagcTAGTAATGAATCAAAAGTAGTATAAAaagattaaaatttataaacttgataaaGGATGATAAAGTTGCTATGAAGTCAACTTTATAGGATAAGGACAGGTCCTGATAGGATAAGGACAGGAATTAATCATGcacatttaaatttaaattgaggggcttagaatgcaaggggtgtaagtgaattgatcgatttctcttcatcaactgtttctttagttaataactcaattgcaaaaacgttcaaatttaagtttgctatataatccgatagttgaggttctgatctatcttccacattgtcgaatacagctgggaatgcatttgcggCTATGttttgaccaaaagagagagtcgatgtagagaaatcgattaaatcacttacacccctttcattctaagcccctcaatttatATATCTACTCTCGCCCAGTTCAGTAGCTTCTGTTTCTACAGCTTCAACACCTACGTGGATAGTTTGTGGCTTTTTCAGATCTAATTCAGAATCTCCAACGTCTTCCTGATacctttcatttgatgtatTATTCTGTGCATATATTGCTGAAGTATTAACGAATTTGGGCGTTTCATTTTTTCTAGTTAATCTCATTTGTTCACTTTAGGCTGTACGGAAGATAACTATGAATGTGTAGACCGAAAtgcgttttcctaacacggacaagacctattgaaaattttgtaattttattgCAATAGCTTTTGGGGAGTGCAAAAATAATATGAAATATCTAAGCGAAAAGAACTCAAATTGGTCAATTTACGAGACGCTACCTATCTTTAGGTTCATATGCTTCCTATATGTAAATCGAAAACCTAATCCTTCCTAATCCATTTTATGCCCTGGAtcaaacatgagaaagcaggatatcacgctacatatgaatgtcaAAATCAAACCCATTCAGACTGATGttaatgttatgtttttgaAATATCTAAGATGGGAAAATATATTATTGACATCCAGTTctgactaatttttttttaattttaagaaatctgtaaaatctgcatgaaacccaaaaaatctgtaatctgtataaatacagattattctgcagatatggtaaccctgatgGGCACTCGAATACGTGTATCACCTCTATGTTGCCATCCTGTATATGACGGATTTCGCACCAACTCGACCAAGTCGGTAATTGAGAAAATACGTTTACCGGGATAAATGCGAATTTGTGAATCTGGTTTGGCAGTGATTTGGCACAATAGGTGTGTTCCAAACGAAGTATAGATGAGGATAACACTAACCAAAATATTGAAGATTCATAAGCTGATCAAAATGATCAATGatcaaaaaatatttagcccttctcatatgttagtctagataaattttcggaaaactaagtatgccaagttgcttaattaggtaaggtctgtTCTGAGAGtgtcatgccaatcccatagacgagttgaTGCGAAATCCGTCATATGAAATGGACCGTCATCGTCAGCAAATTCCCTGACTGATGTTGCACAATAAAATTCTACGCAAAAACTCTTTCGATGCTAATCAGGAAATGCACACATCACGTGCATCTATTATTGAAGAAAATCAGCCGACTAATCTCGCCACGATCACCGAACGCATGGCTTCATTTCAGGATTGATCTCAATATAGTACAATGTCTAAGGTGTTTAAACCTTGAACCGCTAAAATACTCAGTCGGGATCAAGTTTATCGACGCTGGCAGAGGACGCACGGAAGATGAACGATTGCTCTCGTGTGGCTAATGGATAGGAAGCACTAAAACGGTGACTCCAAGTTCAAACGTTGAGACTACATTTTTCATTCCAGCTCGGCCGCAATCTGTCCAGCTGGAGACAGCACCACATGCACAGACGCATGGGGCCCCATGCTAAACCCACTAGAGTCGGCAATGCTTAGCTCTAATGGTGCGATATAATCGATGGCAGACTAATCGTTCAAATCAGAGCGAACATGATTCGAACTAATTGCCTTGATTATGTTCGCCTAGTCGCGTGCTGGTGGTGAACGTGACGAGATTAATGGTTTTCTGATTCAACGATTAGCGCGACAAACGCGATTGGACTGGAACAGGTAACAGGTTGATCATAAATATGTGGCCTCGGAGGCGAGATTGTGATGGTTGAGAGCGTGAGTTACGCATCCAATAAGCATGCATATATATGATTAACggtgaaataaaaacaagattgatttgatgttttttgctttgaaaagaaatcgaatttcaaaattaaaataaaatctatATGATCAGAACGCATACACATGTTCACGTAGACTTTCAGGCATAAACACGCAAAACCTTTTACTAATCTACTATTCGTGTTGGATGGTTAACAAACAGGCAGCATCATTCAAATATTATGATGTTCATTTCATTTCAGTATACTTCAACAAAATATTTAATCTCAAACTTTAAAAGAATTTTGATGGCTTCCGGTTCATTTAAAATGGCCCAGAAAACCGGAAATTGAGTTAATGGAGCAGAGTTAGACGATGGAAGTGTTAGAGACGAAGATCGAAGACGGTAGTAAAAGGACACAAACAGAAATGGAAACGGACATGGAAACGGAAACCTTCCAGACTTTTTTCGAATAACTACATGCCGTGTACCACAGGCAGCATGGAGATTTAATTTACATAGCTTTTTTATGAGCAGACCATAAGCAATCGAAATTTCCTAGTTTCTTCCGCCATATAAAAGATCATTTAATTTGTTTTCCGTACAggtcaaaaatctatttttttcctcCTTTGAAGCAATGGAAACACAAAATAACACAAAAGTGCTAAAATGAAGAGAGCAGGAAAAAGGTCACCATACAACAAAATTGTCAGCGTTGGGACATCTTTCATTTGTCACTACAAATCATCCGGTAGGTGTTACCAACCCCGGGATCCAGACATTTGGGACCACCTCCCCCTACTACTGGAATACAATCGTCGTTGAAATTACTTGCCCTTGTGTGCAACTGTGAAATCTATGCTTAGATAGTTATAGTTTTGATCTTCATATCAGCCTTTTTTTTAGGCTAGAGGTAGGCTagccaaacgtaccgttttgaacgggacagtaccgtttttcGATCTATTTGGATTGCCctgttttttcatcaatttgtaccgtattttgagtacacAGAAAATTCTTATATTTCTTAATAGtcattatttcaaataattataTTCGAATGAACAACAGATGAATAAATTGGGATTTATATTGTTGCATTTGCAGAGATTTTACACAACAACAACATGCAATCGATAATCAATGGTAAACCAATCGCAAATGTGTCCTGTTGTGCTACGGGATTTAACTGAAAACCTATTTTACAAActgtcaaacatttattcgccTTGTTGAACGAGACGATGTGTCTGCCACTGGCATTGTCGTAATTTTTGACgattttattagaattcttTAACATAAAAGGAAAGAAGTATTTTCAAATAGCAAGGTGCAAAGAGGTCTTGAAAGTTTAGTTGATTCAGATGAAATAcaaaaaacgaaatgtatttaaaCTATGAGAAGATTTGACGATATTACGTTGgagtattttgaaaaattgatgATTTGTCTAACACACAACAGTAGAAATAGATTGTAATTAATTGTATTATTTGTATtaaagtaaaattaaaaaaaaagcattagTAAAATCTTCCTTTTCTGATGAATTGAAGCATTTTGTCTCACGAGTACACAATAACTAAAGGAATTAAAATTAATGAGATAAAAATAATCTAATGCTAGTTGAAAATCGCTGAGTACAAATCGTCtcagaaatggaaaacaaat
The Toxorhynchites rutilus septentrionalis strain SRP chromosome 2, ASM2978413v1, whole genome shotgun sequence genome window above contains:
- the LOC129771347 gene encoding NPC intracellular cholesterol transporter 2-like produces the protein MFKFLLLVALVPVVMLQNADNLPHQKWSAATVRKCKAGQPLPHAVRIENCPGDVCELGRGTSANMAMDFTANQECTSLKSKATAYLLGLPVPYELPADIANACTWLDGTRCPVSEGEDSTYVLKFPMGDYPAISLEVEFDVVNQNGKSQGCFGIKVQVV